A window from Acropora palmata chromosome 14, jaAcrPala1.3, whole genome shotgun sequence encodes these proteins:
- the LOC141865964 gene encoding uncharacterized protein LOC141865964, with product MSLNISRQVGDHAREGVVYYNLGNAYRSHGDFPKAIECYEKSLLLSREAGDRVTEGNVYFNLGHAYDSHGDFPKAIECYGKSLNIYRQAGDRDGEGVVYINLGITYDSHGDFPKAIECYEKSLNISREAGDRAREGQAYANLGIAYKSQGYFPKAIECYEKSLNFSGQAGDRVTEGNVYFNLGHAYDSQGDFPKAIECYKKSFNISREAGNRVTEERAYLKLEDAYTSRKDFPNAIKCYRESLNIAREGGSRSGVSWPSALSDVSKAEYREGHLKIVKEVGGLTQRAAEAGPFNIQVTPPEINLRGPTALEAYSKALTEGKTRVKRIPIMLIGQERSGKTSLKKSLQGLRFNADEDSTAGIDIDPSDFKVTTEIWKAGKKDRAASKKEMGSSFEHHVASVVVENLKEKQLISALKNVDKLKDLESSLTVSTEVQIVSETNEIPQDRQGLSTAIIYHQVGSSAYSYSTTQSETEEDYADSLNSSGATHVGGGSRVFQTTENYLPQTKSRDNTVSLEKIPEEIETLIKKLRYELDKNESEDDIYSVFWDFAGESVYYETHQLFLTSKAIYLLVYDLGRDPEESAQPVKKEGVFEKIEEQSCTKTNLDYLDHWMTSVSSQSSPNEDHDLYSASTSTVLPKTLPPVFLVCTHSDQPFGGIDPSELAIKVYGSLKTKSYGRQLFPTVFYVDNTKSGLQTECPEVTRLRESILAVAKELPQTEESIPIKWLKYEEALQVVLDEGHKWISIEHAKRIASEVCQIHDNQEFVTLLDFLHDQRILIHFGDTVELNKLVVLDPQWLIDVFKAVITVKRYDQQERGLNDSWLRLEREGILEEKLLKHAWGSLVKELHTFESLIAIMEKFSLMCHWSSSDEECGEKYLVPSMLRWYPPQGITKLITSARLPSLFVKFEPGQVPSNLFPRLVLQFLQWGRNEFWSTVNPQLYKNFARFYTAEDENCSVVLLCHSSLIEVVVHEGNVHSLKDDFQTKLGNSPGDHRDSFEAHCAREVFRLLVFLLERLRKEFCWLKRMKYKVRVICPVCCHKRRVSYCSTHHKQDCAREECLHFISESELRKANQSITCTRSAVAVNNKVYIKDFTAWFVSPSGETTTDAIDGRILCSRRDPLLPGKLDICDIPDEKTRDFTITLTEREDKSLALPGNVLESLVLPSCDPKEIVLKLKENLHLDQADLEKPSAETTRMIRCLAATAKDSNRIDVVKHLREIMPAGTTGPLLPGKLDICDIPVKNWRHLTIDLTVGGRWKDVADRLGLSGSEIQFLDERYPNPSEATLDFVAHYQGMNVDGLYDVLTECGMPVLADIL from the exons ATGAGTTTGAACATATCCAGGCAAGTAGGCGACCATGCTAGAGAAGGAGTTGTCTATTACAATCTTGGGAATGCTTACAGATCCCACGGCGATTTCCCAAAAGCTATCGAGTGTTATGAAAAGAGTTTGCTCTTATCCAGGGAAGCAGGCGACCGGGTTACAGAAGGAAATGTCTATTTCAATCTTGGGCATGCTTACGACTCCCACGGCGATTTCCCAAAAGCTATCGAGTGTTATGGAAAGAGTTTGAACATATACAGGCAAGCAGGCGACCGGGATGGAGAAGGAGTTGTCTATATCAATCTTGGGATTACTTACGACTCCCACGGCGATTTCCCAAAAGCTATCGAGTGTTATGAAAAGAGTTTGAACATATCCAGGGAAGCAGGCGACCGGGCGAGAGAAGGACAAGCCTATGCCAATCTTGGGATCGCTTACAAATCCCAAGGCTATTTCCCAAAAGCTATCGAGTGTTATGAAAAGAGTTTGAACTTTTCCGGGCAGGCAGGCGACCGGGTTACAGAAGGAAATGTCTATTTCAATCTTGGGCATGCTTACGACTCCCAAGGCGATTTCCCAAAAGCTATCGAGTGCTATAAAAAGAGTTTTAACATTTCCAGAGAAGCAGGCAACCGGGTTACAGAAGAGAGGGCCTATCTTAAACTTGAAGACGCTTACACATCCCGCAAGGATTTTCCAAACGCTATCAAGTGTTACAGAGAGAGTTTGAACATTGCCAGGGAAGGAGGTTCTCGGAGTGGAGTATCGTGGCCTTCGGCACTTAGCGATGTTTCAAAAGCTGAGTATCGAGAAGggcatttaaaaattgtcaaagaagTGGGTGGTCTTACTCAGAGGGCAGCAGAGGCAGGACCTTTCAATATCCAAG TGACTCCTCCTGAAATTAATTTACGTGGTCCGACGGCCTTGGAGGCTTATAGCAAAGCCCTTACAGAAGGAAAAACTCGTGTAAAAAGGATTCCAATTATGTTGATTGGACAAGAACGTTCAGGAAAAACCAGCCTAAAGAAGTCACTGCAGGGATTGCGATTCAACGCAGACGAAGATAGCACCGCTGGAATAGATATTGATCCGTCGGACTTCAAAGTAACCACTGAGATTTGGAAGGCAGGGAAGAAGGATAGAGCagcaagcaaaaaagaaatgggTTCTTCTTTTGAGCATCATGTAGCCAGCGTAGTTGTTGAAAACCTtaaggaaaaacaattaatttctGCATTGAAAAATGTCGACAAATTGAAAGATCTTGAAAGTTCCCTTACGGTCTCCACAGAGGTTCAAATTGTGAGTGAAACCAATGAGATCCCTCAGGATCGCCAAGGGCTGTCTACTGCAATTATTTATCATCAAGTTGGCTCGTCTGCATATTCGTATTCAACCACACAATCTGAAACAGAAGAAGATTATGCAGATTCTTTAAATTCATCTGGTGCCACACACGTCGGTGGTGGCAGTCGAGTCTTCCAAACCACAGAGAATTATCTGCCACAGACGAAATCCAGAGATAACACTGTTTCCTTGGAAAAGATACCTGAAGAGATAGAAACGTTAATTAAGAAACTGCGATATGAACTTGACAAGAACGAAAGTGAAGATGACATATATTCGGTTTTCTGGGATTTCGCAGGAGAATCAGTTTATTATGAGACCCACCAACTCTTTCTGACGTCAAAGGCAATCTACCTTTTGGTTTATGACCTAGGGCGGGATCCTGAGGAAAGTGCGCAGCCCGTGAAAAAGGAAGGAGTCTTCGAGAAGATTGAAGAGCAGTCGTGCACGAAAACTAACCTCGACTATCTAGACCACTGGATGACTTCAGTTTCTTCACAATCCAGTCCAAATGAAGATCACGATTTGTACTCAGCTTCGACATCCACAGTTCTGCCAAAAACGCTTCCTCCTGTCTTCTTAGTTTGTACGCATTCCGATCAACCTTTTGGTGGAATCGATCCCTCTGAACTAGCCATTAAAGTATACGGTTCGTTGAAAACCAAATCGTATGGCAGACAGCTATTCCCTACTGTGTTTTATGTTGATAATACTAAATCAGGCCTGCAAACGGAATGTCCAGAAGTGACACGCTTGCGAGAAAGTATATTAGCTGTTGCCAAGGAGCTACCACAAACGGAAGAGAGTATTCCGATCAAATGGTTGAAGTATGAAGAAGCGCTCCAGGTCGTACTGGATGAGGGCCATAAGTGGATTTCTATTGAGCACGCCAAACGGATCGCCTCTGAAGTCTGCCAAATTCATGACAATCAAGAGTTTGTAACTTTGCTTGACTTTTTGCACGATCAGAGAATTTTAATACATTTTGGTGACACTGTTGAGCTGAACAAATTAGTTGTTTTGGATCCTCAGTGGTTAATCGATGTATTTAAGGCAGTAATAACTGTTAAGCGGTATGACCAGCAAGAACGGGGATTGAACGATTCGTGGCTTAGGCTTGAAAGGGAAGGAATCCTGGAAGAAAAACTCCTCAAGCATGCGTGGGGTTCATTGGTCAAAGAACTTCACACCTTTGAAAGTCTCATCGCAATCATGGAGAAGTTCAGCCTGATGTGCCATTGGTCTTCATCTGACGAGGAATGTGGTGAGAAGTATCTGGTGCCTTCCATGTTGAGGTGGTATCCACCACAGGGGATCACCAAGTTGATTACCTCGGCAAGACTCCCCTCCCTTTTCGTCAAGTTTGAACCTGGTCAAGTTCCATCAAACCTGTTTCCACGGCTTGTGCTCCAATTCCTTCAGTGGGGCAGAAATGAATTTTGGAGCACAGTGAATCCTCAGCTGTATAAGAATTTCGCCAGGTTTTACACCGCTGAAGACGAAAACTGTTCAGTGGTACTCTTATGCCATTCCTCCTTGATTGAAGTCGTTGTTCATGAAGGGAATGTTCATTCGCTGAAGGACGACTTCCAGACAAAGTTAGGCAACTCGCCGGGAGATCACCGTGATTCATTTGAAGCGCACTGTGCTCGTGAAGTTTTCAGACTGCTTGTGTTCTTGCTTGAGCGCTTGCGTAAAGAGTTTTGTTGGTTGAAGAGAATGAAATATAAAGTTAGGGTGATTTGTCCGGTTTGTTGCCATAAAAGGCGCGTCAGTTATTGCTCCACTCATCACAAGCAAGACTGTGCGCGGGAAGAATGTCTTCATTTCATATCTGAATCGGAGCTGCGCAAAGCAAATCAGAGTATTACTTGCACCAGGTCGGCGGTTGCAGTAAATAACAAAGTTTACATCAAGGATTTTACAGCATGGTTTGTCAGCCCAAGCGGTGAG ACAACAACCGACGCCATTGATGGAAGAATCTTATGCAGTCGAAGAG ATCCATTGTTACCTGGGAAACTTGATATTTGCGATATCCCGGATGAGAAGACGAGAGACTTCACAATTACTTTGACTG AGAGGGAAGACAAGTCACTTGCTCTTCCTGGCAATGTCCTTGAATCACTAGTGTTGCCGTCATGTGATCCAAAAGAAATTGTCCttaaactgaaagaaaaccTACACCTGGACCAAGCGGATTTGGAGAAACCCAGCGCGGAGACAACGAGAATGATCCGTTGTCTTGCAGCAACAGCTAAGGATTCAAACCGGATTGATGTTGTTAAACACCTGAGAGAAATCATGCCAGCAGGGACAACTG gtcCATTGTTGCCTGGAAAACTTGATATTTGTGATATCCCAGTTAAGAATTGGAGACATCTTACAATAGATTTGACCG TCGGAGGCCGGTGGAAAGATGTTGCAGACAGACTGGGCTTAAGCGGAAGTGAGATCCAATTTCTTGATGAGAGATATCCGAATCCCAGTGAAGCTACATTGGACTTTGTGGCTCATTATCAGGGCATGAATGTGGATGGTCTGTACGATGTGTTAACTGAGTGTGGGATGCCTGTACTGGCTGATATTTTGTGA
- the LOC141865966 gene encoding uncharacterized protein LOC141865966 gives MKKILKNISKKLCYREAPFTPGSFQEALDKHEKHLNIAREADDRAGEGNAYYKLGIAYNSLGDFPKAIECYEKSLNLSREAGDWDGEGDVYYNLGIAYDSHGNFPKAIECYEKSLLLSREAGDRVTEGNVYFNLGHAYDSHGDFPKAIECYGKSLNIYRQAGDRDGEGVVYINLGIAYDSHGDFPKAIECYEKSLNIFRQAGDRAREGQAYANLGITYNSQGHFPKAIECYEMSLNIARQVGDHAREGVVYYNLGNAYRSHGDFPKAIECYEKSLLLSREAGDRGTEGKAFYSLGVAYNSHGNFPKAIECYEKSLNLSREAGDRAREGVVYIHLGIAYGSHGDFPKAIECYGKSLNIYRQAGDRDGEGVVYINLGIAYDSHGDFPKAIECYEKSLNIFRQAGDLNGESAAYCNLGIAYNSQGYFPKAIECYEMSLNISRQVGDHAREGVVYYNLGNAYRSHGDFPKAIECYEKSLLLSREAADRGKEGKAFYSLGVAYNSHGNFPKAIECYEMSLNISRQVGDHAREGVVYYNLGNAYRSHGDFPKAIECYEKSLLLSREAGDRVTEGNVYFNLGHAYDSHGDFPKAIECYGKSLNIYRQAGNRDGEGVVYINLGIAYDSHGDFPKAIECYEKSLNIFRQAGDRAREGQAYANLGITYNSQGHFPKAIECYEMSLNIARQVGDHAREGVVYYNLGNAYRSHGDFPKAIECYEKSLLLSREAGDRGT, from the coding sequence ATGAAGAAGATTCTCAAGAACATTTCGAAAAAGCTGTGCTACCGAGAAGCTCCCTTTACGCCTGGTAGCTTTCAAGAAGCCTTGGACAAGCACGAAAAACACTTGAACATTGCCAGGGAAGCAGACGACCGAGCTGGAGAAGGAAACGCCTATTACAAACTTGGGATCGCTTACAATTCCCTAGGCGATTTTCCAAAAGCTATCGAGTGCTATGAAAAGAGTTTGAACTTATCCAGGGAAGCAGGCGACTGGGATGGAGAAGGAGATGTCTATTACAATCTTGGGATCGCTTACGACTCCCACGGCAATTTCCCAAAAGCTATCGAGTGTTATGAAAAGAGTTTGCTCTTATCCAGGGAAGCAGGCGACCGGGTTACAGAAGGAAATGTCTATTTCAATCTTGGGCATGCTTACGACTCCCACGGCGATTTCCCAAAAGCTATCGAGTGTTATGGAAAGAGTTTGAACATATACAGGCAAGCAGGCGACCGGGATGGAGAAGGAGTTGTCTATATCAATCTTGGGATTGCTTACGACTCCCACGGCGATTTCCCAAAAGCTATCGAGTGTTATGAAAAGAGTTTGAACATATTCAGGCAAGCAGGCGACCGAGCGAGAGAAGGACAAGCCTATGCCAATCTTGGAATCACTTACAACTCCCAAGGCCATTTCCCAAAAGCTATCGAGTGTTATGAAATGAGTTTGAACATAGCCAGGCAAGTAGGCGACCATGCTAGAGAAGGAGTTGTCTATTACAATCTTGGGAATGCTTACAGATCCCACGGCGATTTCCCAAAAGCTATCGAGTGTTATGAAAAGAGTTTGCTCTTATCCAGGGAAGCAGGCGACCGGGGTACAGAAGGAAAAGCCTTTTACAGTCTTGGGGTCGCTTACAACTCTCACGGCAATTTCCCAAAAGCTATCGAGTGTTATGAAAAGAGTTTGAACTTATCCAGGGAAGCAGGCGACCGGGCGAGAGAAGGAGTTGTCTATATCCATCTTGGGATTGCTTACGGATCCCACGGCGATTTCCCAAAAGCTATCGAGTGTTATGGAAAGAGTTTGAACATATACAGGCAAGCAGGCGACCGGGATGGAGAAGGAGTTGTCTATATCAATCTTGGGATTGCTTACGACTCCCACGGCGATTTCCCAAAAGCTATCGAGTGTTATGAAAAGAGTTTGAACATATTCAGGCAAGCAGGCGACCTGAATGGAGAAAGCGCAGCCTATTGCAATCTTGGGATCGCTTACAACTCCCAAGGCTATTTCCCAAAAGCTATCGAGTGTTATGAAATGAGTTTGAACATATCCAGGCAAGTAGGCGACCATGCTAGAGAAGGAGTTGTCTATTACAATCTTGGGAATGCTTACAGATCCCACGGCGATTTCCCAAAAGCTATCGAGTGTTATGAAAAGAGTTTGCTCTTATCCAGGGAAGCAGCCGACCGGGGTAAAGAAGGAAAAGCCTTTTACAGTCTTGGGGTCGCTTACAACTCTCACGGCAATTTCCCAAAAGCTATCGAGTGTTATGAAATGAGTTTGAACATATCCAGGCAAGTAGGCGACCATGCTAGAGAAGGAGTTGTCTATTACAATCTTGGGAATGCTTACAGATCCCACGGCGATTTCCCAAAAGCTATCGAGTGTTATGAAAAGAGTTTGCTCTTATCCAGGGAAGCAGGCGACCGGGTTACAGAAGGAAATGTCTATTTCAATCTTGGGCATGCTTACGACTCCCACGGCGATTTCCCAAAAGCTATCGAGTGTTATGGAAAGAGTTTGAACATATACAGGCAAGCAGGCAACCGGGATGGAGAAGGAGTTGTCTATATCAATCTTGGGATTGCTTACGACTCCCACGGCGATTTCCCAAAAGCTATCGAGTGTTATGAAAAGAGTTTGAACATATTCAGGCAAGCAGGCGACCGAGCGAGAGAAGGACAAGCCTATGCCAATCTTGGAATCACTTACAACTCCCAAGGCCATTTCCCAAAAGCTATCGAGTGTTATGAAATGAGTTTGAACATAGCCAGGCAAGTAGGCGACCATGCTAGAGAAGGAGTTGTCTATTACAATCTTGGGAATGCTTACAGATCCCACGGCGATTTCCCAAAAGCTATCGAGTGTTATGAAAAGAGTTTGCTCTTATCCAGGGAAGCAGGCGACCGGGGTACATAA